One window of Vanessa cardui chromosome 5, ilVanCard2.1, whole genome shotgun sequence genomic DNA carries:
- the LOC124529827 gene encoding protein dimmed-like: MPQWASAEGGGSEAASPDQMMLCYDNGGSEYYDGKQEEADIKIEQAGDFYDSGSGSDEQVPRRVCRPRRTPASSSSSGTTSGSSGPGRRRRCGISARERNLRRLESNERERMRMHSLNRAFEDLRRVIPHVKKDNRSLSKIETLTLAKNYVKALTNAICTMRGEVPRYLFNSDDENVEPVFVLSREQEHNNNLPNDHDREDPSPVPSGCL, translated from the exons ATGCCTCAGTGGGCAAGCGCTGAAGGCGGTGGATCAGAAGCGGCATCTCCCGATCAAATGATGCTGTGCTATGACAACGGCGGCTCCGAGTACTATGACGGCAAACAAGAGGAGGCGGATATAAAAATCGAGCAAGCTGGTG ATTTCTACGATAGTGGCAGCGGTAGTGATGAGCAAGTTCCTCGTCGCGTATGCAGGCCTCGACGGACACCAGCAAGCTCTTCCTCTTCGGGAACCACGAGTGGTTCCAGCGGACCGGGTCGTCGACGCCGCTGCGGTATATCCGCCCGGGAACGTAATTTGCGTAGATTAGAAAGCAATGAACGGGAACGAATGCGGATGCATTCGCTAAATCGTGCGTTTGag GATCTTCGTCGTGTTATTCCTCATGTTAAAAAGGACAACCGGAGTCTGTCGAAGATAGAAACATTAACCCTTGCCAAAAATTATGTGAAAGCCCTGACAAATGCCATATGCACCATGAGGGGTGAAGTTCCTCgttattt ATTTAACAGTGATGATGAGAATGTAGAGCCGGTTTTCGTCCTAAGCCGGGAGCAAGAACATAACAACAACTTGCCAAACGACCATGACAGGGAAGACCCCTCGCCGGTGCCAAGTGGGTGCCTTTGA
- the LOC124529627 gene encoding nudix hydrolase 8-like isoform X1, with the protein MMMTFSFEVHSCMNWSLDRRQRNTSCTRCLQCNYSLHHNGKFTGEKDRFNGVTVDSTKLQCKKETFSKILDESLKSWIIEGRRCIWFKININDSAYVPMLAQKGFNFHHARDDFVMMYKWLPVDSEPNLPPACHTNLGVGALVLNGKNQLLAISEKHYDYPHWKLPGGYVERGEDIVKAAQREVKEETGVESEFLSLITFRHTHNMMFGNSDIYILLMMKALSEKITLSLREVQDCKWMNIDEYKNHPHVHEYNKFVINQALLYKNDNLKLDIEKKSVKWAQFTREMSYLVVTNYDNK; encoded by the exons ATGATGATGACATTTTCATTCGAAGTACACTCTTGCATGAACTGGTCACTGGATAGACGACAAAG aaatacttCTTGTACTAGATGTCTACAGTGCAATTACTCATTACATCacaatggaaaatttacaggagAAAAAGATAGGTTTAATGGCGTTACTGTTGATTCTACAAAGCTACAatgtaaaaaagaaacattttcgaaaattttagaTG AATCACTAAAAAGTTGGATTATTGAAGGCAGAAGATGTATATGGTTCAAGATCAACATAAATGATTCGGCTTACGTTCCTATGTTAGCCCAA AAAGGTTTTAATTTTCACCATGCCAGAGATGATTTTGTGATGATGTACAAATGGTTGCCCGTTGATTCAGAGCCTAACTTGCCACCGGCTTGTCATACAAATCTGGGTGTAGGAGCATTAGTATTGAATGGAAAGAATCAGTTATTAGCCATATCCGAAAAGCACTATGATTACCCACATTGGAAACTCCCTGGTGGATATGTTGAAAgag gtgAAGATATAGTAAAAGCTGCTCAAAGAGAAGTTAAGGAAGAGACAGGAGTTGAGTCAGAGTTCTTATCTTTAATTACGTTCAGACATACACACAATATGATGTTTGGCAATTCCGATATTTATATACTCCTGATGATGAAAGCTTTATCGGAGAAAATAACTCTGTCCTTAAGAGAAGTACAAGATTGCAAATGGATGAATATTGATGAGTACAAAAATCATCCACATGTTCATGAGTATaacaaatttgtaataaatcaagctttgttgtataaaaatgacaatttaaaacttgacatagaaaaaaaatctgtaaagtGGGCACAGTTTACGAGAGAGATGAGTTACTTAGTTGTTACAAATTATGacaataaatag
- the LOC124529627 gene encoding nudix hydrolase 8-like isoform X2 has protein sequence MLKIKNLIVHLKNTRNTSCTRCLQCNYSLHHNGKFTGEKDRFNGVTVDSTKLQCKKETFSKILDESLKSWIIEGRRCIWFKININDSAYVPMLAQKGFNFHHARDDFVMMYKWLPVDSEPNLPPACHTNLGVGALVLNGKNQLLAISEKHYDYPHWKLPGGYVERGEDIVKAAQREVKEETGVESEFLSLITFRHTHNMMFGNSDIYILLMMKALSEKITLSLREVQDCKWMNIDEYKNHPHVHEYNKFVINQALLYKNDNLKLDIEKKSVKWAQFTREMSYLVVTNYDNK, from the exons atgttgaaaataaaaaatttaatcgtacatttaaaaaacacaag aaatacttCTTGTACTAGATGTCTACAGTGCAATTACTCATTACATCacaatggaaaatttacaggagAAAAAGATAGGTTTAATGGCGTTACTGTTGATTCTACAAAGCTACAatgtaaaaaagaaacattttcgaaaattttagaTG AATCACTAAAAAGTTGGATTATTGAAGGCAGAAGATGTATATGGTTCAAGATCAACATAAATGATTCGGCTTACGTTCCTATGTTAGCCCAA AAAGGTTTTAATTTTCACCATGCCAGAGATGATTTTGTGATGATGTACAAATGGTTGCCCGTTGATTCAGAGCCTAACTTGCCACCGGCTTGTCATACAAATCTGGGTGTAGGAGCATTAGTATTGAATGGAAAGAATCAGTTATTAGCCATATCCGAAAAGCACTATGATTACCCACATTGGAAACTCCCTGGTGGATATGTTGAAAgag gtgAAGATATAGTAAAAGCTGCTCAAAGAGAAGTTAAGGAAGAGACAGGAGTTGAGTCAGAGTTCTTATCTTTAATTACGTTCAGACATACACACAATATGATGTTTGGCAATTCCGATATTTATATACTCCTGATGATGAAAGCTTTATCGGAGAAAATAACTCTGTCCTTAAGAGAAGTACAAGATTGCAAATGGATGAATATTGATGAGTACAAAAATCATCCACATGTTCATGAGTATaacaaatttgtaataaatcaagctttgttgtataaaaatgacaatttaaaacttgacatagaaaaaaaatctgtaaagtGGGCACAGTTTACGAGAGAGATGAGTTACTTAGTTGTTACAAATTATGacaataaatag
- the LOC124529626 gene encoding Golgi to ER traffic protein 4 homolog produces the protein MAGRGERGVSRVLDKLEASVNSGQYYEAHQMYRTLYFRYLSQKKYTDLLQLLYKGSSLLLQRDQQGSGADLAILLIEVLTKSETKPCHEWIDKISKLFEKMNSSIPERETFLTNAVKWSMDNNKKGHPLLHKKIAEIYWQEKKFTSAHRHFLHSSDGAAYANMLIELHTTKGLKSEIDLFIAQAVLQCLCLRNIQMATEAFNKYTGSHPTIKNDKGPPYLFPLLNFLWFLLRAIEQKHVIQFKILRSCYAISIKRDPNYSVYLDTIGRVWFGIEIPQDKNPNSIFGGLLKSIIGDVDVDTSDEEGDGLRKSAPIPDLD, from the exons ATGGCTGGAAGAGGAGAAAGAGGTGTATCGCGAGTTCTAGATAAACTCGAAGCATCTGTGAATTCGGGTCAATATTATGAAGCACATCAAATGTACAGAACTCTTTATTTCAg GTATCTAAGTCAAAAGAAGTATACCGATTTGCttcaattattgtataaagGTTCAAGTCTTTTACTACAACGCGATCAACAAGGCAGTGGAGCAGATCTGGCAATTCTGTTGATTGAAGTTTTAACGAAATCAGAAACAAAACCTTGCCACGAATGGAtagataaaatatcaaaattattcgaAAAGATGAATTCAAGTATTCCCGAAAGGGAGACATTTCTAACAAATGCTGTGAAATGGTCCatggataataataaaaaaggtcaTCCTTTACTTCACAAG aaaattgcTGAAATATATTGGCAGGAGAAGAAGTTTACATCTGCACATAGACACTTTTTACACTCTAGTGATGGAGCAGCTTATGCTAATATGCTGATTGAGCTTCATACGACAAAGGGACTCAAATCAGAAATAGATTTGTTTATTGCCCAAGCTGTTCTACAGTGTCTTTGTTTGCGTAATATTCAAATGGCCACAGAAGCATTTAACAAATACACAGGATCACACCCtactataaaaaatgataagGGCCCACCATACTTATttccattattaaattttctatggTTTCTGTTACGTGCTATTGAACA gaaACATgtcattcaatttaaaattctaaGAAGCTGTTATGCCATTAGTATAAAGCGTGATCCAAATTATTCAGTGTACTTAGATACTATTGGACGAGTTTGGTTTGGTATTGAGATCCCTCAAGACAAAAATCCTAATTCTATATTTGGTGGCCTTCTTAAATCTATTATAGGAGATGTTGATGTTGATACTTCAGATGAAGAAGGGGATGGTTTGAGAAAAAGTGCACCAATTCCTGACTTAGACTAG